One Vigna unguiculata cultivar IT97K-499-35 chromosome 7, ASM411807v1, whole genome shotgun sequence genomic region harbors:
- the LOC114190193 gene encoding DNA-directed RNA polymerase V subunit 7, whose amino-acid sequence MFLKVQLSWNVIIAPENLQQQGLMLQRAIIIRLLGDFAMKKATKDLGYFLAVTTLEKIGEGKVRQHTGDVLFPVVFNAITFKIFRGEILEGVVHKVLKHGVFMRCGPIENVYLSHLKMPDYEYVPGENACFMNDKLSKIGKDVTVRFSVIGTKWMEADREFQALVSLEGDYLGPVSTSDI is encoded by the coding sequence ATGTTTCTCAAAGTTCAGCTGTCTTGGAATGTCATCATTGCTCCAGAAAATCTGCAACAACAGGGTCTGATGCTTCAGAGGGCAATCATCATCCGCCTGCTGGGTGACTTTGCTATGAAGAAAGCAACCAAAGATCTGGGATACTTTCTTGCTGTGACCACACTGGAGAAAATAGGGGAAGGAAAGGTCAGACAGCATACTGGGGATGTGCTCTTCCCTGTTGTTTTTAATGCCATTACCTTCAAGATCTTTAGGGGAGAGATATTGGAGGGTGTTGTCCACAAGGTTCTAAAGCATGGAGTTTTCATGAGATGTGGTCCAATTGAGAATGTCTATCTCTCGCATTTGAAGATGCCTGATTACGAATATGTTCCTGGTGAAAACGCATGCTTCATGAATGACAAATTGTCAAAAATTGGAAAAGATGTCACAGTCCGCTTTTCAGTGATAGGCACTAAGTGGATGGAAGCTGATAGGGAATTTCAAGCATTGGTCAGTTTGGAAGGAGATTATCTGGGACCAGTCTCGACTTCCGATATTTAG
- the LOC114189525 gene encoding protein SIEVE ELEMENT OCCLUSION B-like yields the protein MATKHSLKALFHRSSESDHNPLNMSDEQILEQIYSTHVHSHTKFDVDSLFVLVENTLRRSTLIVDNVVQGSKSSLEQLEDKIPQANFNSPLCTLKQISSEMSCKPAGEEIAHKTTMTILVKLANYEWDAKAVLTMAAFAMEYGEFWLLAQHQPTDPIAKSVAFLKGVPVLTRPAALQKHRQAIIELNNLVKTTLLVIELIFELEKLTTFDTKDVPALLPAIEQIPVDVYWAIITIVAIETQIDYLTTESGNKQDLSHYAQKINIILSKLRKQIMLCRQQIEEAEYHHRLRKFFQTPTEIMEVFKFLVFSKDAPHQLFDGATKTTVEITELRKKNVYLLISTLEITDEEISVLRPVYEYIKTNDQYKIVWIPIVEEWTEKLQKRFEVLKSKMPWYVVQHFGTIAGYKYIKEEWHFKKKPMVVVLNPQGKVQHANAYHLIHVYGMKAFPFTIADQERIDREIHWIGSVVGDSHPHISTWIREQKYILIYGGSDKEWIQQFTKYATTFANDGALKEANVQIELFCVEKEDKSFLRRFWSGIESLFVTKAHNTVDAVTQEVQRMLSYKNETGWAVLCKGSSVIMSGHGSTVLKTVSEFDKWKEAMLKKGFEPTFKEHHERIVRTTHRCVHLEIPNIAGKLPETIKCPECGRTMEIFISYKCCHTDSTSIAIH from the exons ATGGCCACCAAGCATTCACTCAAGGCTCTCTTTCACCGAAGTTCAGAGAGTGACCACAACCCGTTAAACATGTCCGATGAGCAGATACTGGAGCAAATCTACTCAACCCATGTCCACAGTCACACCAAGTTCGATGTCGACTCTCTTTTCGTTCTTGTCGAGAACACCCTTAGGCGTTCAACTCTCATTGTTGACAACGTTGTTCAG GGATCCAAATCAAGCCTGGAGCAGCTAGAAGACAAGATCCCCCAAGCCAACTTCAATTCACCTCTCTGCACCCTCAAGCAAATTTCTTCCGAG ATGTCATGCAAGCCTGCTGGAGAAGAAATTGCTCACAAAACTACAATGACGATACTGGTGAAGCTTGCAAACTATGAGTGGGATGCAAAAGCGGTGCTCACAATGGCAGCTTTTGCAATGGAATATGGCGAGTTCTGGTTGCTAGCTCAGCATCAACCCACAGACCCTATTGCAAAATCTGTGGCTTTTCTCAAGGGAGTCCCAGTTCTCACAAGACCTGCAGCACTGCAAAAGCATCGACAAGCCATCATTGAGCTCAACAATCTGGTCAAGACAACGTTGCTAGTGATTGAGCTGATCTTTGAGTTGGAGAAACTTACAACGTTCGACACAAAGGATGTGCCAGCTTTGTTGCCCGCAATAGAACAAATTCCTGTTGATGTCTACTGGGCCATCATCACCATTGTGGCTATTGAGACTCAGATTGATTACCTCACTACCGAATC AGGGAACAAGCAGGATCTGTCCCACTATGCTCAAAAGATCAACATCATACTCAGCAAACTCAGGAAGCAAATCATGCTTTGCAGACAACAGATTG AGGAGGCAGAGTATCATCACAGGCTCAGGAAATTTTTCCAGACGCCTACTGAAATAATGGAGGTGTTTAAGTTTCTGGTTTTTTCGAAGGATGCCCCACACCAACTGTTTGATGGAGCCACTAAGACCACG GTTGAAATCACTGAGCTGAGGAAGAAGAATGTGTACTTGTTGATCTCCACTCTAGAGATCACGGATGAAGAGATTTCAGTACTACGACCAGTGTATGAATATATTAAAACCAATGATCAATATAAGATCGTGTGGATTCCCATTGTAGAGGAATGGACCGAAAAGTTACAGAAGAGATTTGAGGTTTTGAAAAGCAAGATGCCGTGGTACGTGGTGCAGCACTTTGGAACAATAGCAGGGTATAAGTACATTAAGGAGGAATGGCACTTCAAAAAGAAACCTATGGTTGTGGTGTTGAATCCTCAGGGAAAAGTGCAACATGCAAACGCTTACCATCTCATTCATGTTTATGGAATGAAGGCCTTTCCCTTTACTATTGCTGATCAAGAGAGAATTGATAGAGAAATTCACTGGATTGGTTCAGTGGTAGGGGATTCTCACCCTCACATAAGCACCTGG ATCAGAGAGCAAAAGTACATTCTCATATACGGAGGCAGCGACAAAGAATGGATCCAACAGTTCACGAAGTATGCAACTACCTTTGCAAATGACGGCGCTCTAAAGGAGGCAAATGTTCAAATAGAGTTGTTCTGTGTGGAGAAGGAAGATAAAAGCTTTCTGAGGAGGTTTTGGAGTGGAATAGAGAGCTTGTTTGTGACGAAGGCTCACAACACAGTTGATGCAGTGACTCAAGAAGTGCAAAGGATGCTTTCTTACAAAAATGAAACTGGGTGGGCTGTCCTCTGCAAAGGCTCATCTGTGATCATGAGTGGCCATGGAAGCACAGTGTTGAAGACAGTATCAGAGTTTGACAAATGGAAAGAGGCTATGCTGAAAAAGGGGTTCGAGCCTACCTTCAAAGAGCACCATGAAAGGATCGTGCGCACCACACATCGCTGCGTGCACCTTGAAATTCCTAATATTGCTGGAAAGTTACCAGAGACCATAAAATGTCCCGAGTGTGGCAGGACAATGGAGATTTTCATCAGCTACAAATGCTGCCACACTGATTCTACTTCAATTGCCATACACTAG
- the LOC114190216 gene encoding uncharacterized protein LOC114190216 isoform X2 codes for MDSIPVPSPKPKQIFCLKWPWNEANPNSSPSPCKFEGPWPLKSLQNLGIIAFNFANSVSGWKKKTTLTQSEAEHRAFASALASAKDATLVEFYSPKCRLCNSLLKFVSEVEARNSHWLNIVMADAENPNWLPEICLNSSNIILRNIIGWWRNII; via the exons ATGGATTCCATTCCTGTTCCCAGTCCTAAACCTAAACAAATATTTTGCCTGAAATGGCCATGGAATGAAGCAAACCCTAACTCTAGCCCTAGTCCCTGCAAGTTCGAGGGTCCTTGGCCATTGAAGTCTCTCCAAAACCTTGGTATAATTGCTTTCAACTTTGCCAACTCTGTTTCAGGTTGGAAGAAGAAAACGACTCTCACACAGTCAGAGGCAGAGCATAGAGCATTTGCTTCGGCTCTGGCAAGCGCCAAGGACGCGACTTTGGTGGAATTCTACTCACCCAAGTGCAGGCTCTGTAATTCCCTGCTCAAATTTGTTTCCGAAGTCGAAGCCAGGAACTCTCACTGGCTCAATATTGTCATGGCGGATGCTGAGAATCCCAATTGGCTACCTGAG ATCTGCCTTAATTCTTCAAATATTATCTTGAGAAACATCATTGGCTGGTggagaaatataatttaa
- the LOC114191366 gene encoding protein SIEVE ELEMENT OCCLUSION B-like, with product MSAKSLPQNAENELNPLTMSDEQILEQIYSTHVHSDTKFDVDSLLTLVENILRRSTNIVDNVVQGSHASLETIDDKIPQFNSPLSTLKQIASEMACKLPPSEETAHKTTLAILKKLSKYEWDAKAVLTLAAFALEYSHFWLLAQYLPTDPLAKSVAILKRVPLLHKHRQAMAEVNNLVKATLQVIQVIFELEKLTSSYDVKDVPALGLAIEQIPVDVYWAIITIVSVVTQIDCLIAESDHKQELSHYGQKINIILTKLSKQIMLCRQQIDGAEYYRKLRKLFHTPTEILEVLKVLIFNKNAPQPLFHGATKTTVDMSVLRKKNVYLFISSLDITEEEISVLRPVYDLIKTKDNYKIVWIPVVEAWTEQLRKKFEVLKSKMAWYVVQYSGSIAGYKYIKEEWHFKRNPMVVVLSPRGKVLHSNAFHLIQAHGTRAFPFATFNEQQINNEINWVGSVVGNIHPVINGWVVEQKYVFFYGGKDKEWIQQFTKYAGALANDAAVKEAKICIELFCVEKEHKSVVKRFWRGIESLFVTKVQKAVDAVTQEVQKMLSYKNESGWALLSKGPSVVTSGYGIAMLKTVAEFEKWKEVAIKKDFGLSFKEQHAKIAAATTHRCSQLEIPNVAGKLPETIKCPDCPGVMEIFISYKCCHNDNTTHY from the exons ATGTCTGCCAAGTCTCTCCCTCAAAATGCTGAGAATGAGCTTAATCCACTAACCATGTCGGATGAGCAGATTTTAGAGCAAATTTACTCAACCCATGTCCACAGTGACACAAAATTTGATGTGGATTCTCTTTTAACCCTTGTTGAGAACATTCTCAGACGTTCAACCAACATTGTTGACAATGTGGTGCAG GGATCCCATGCAAGCTTGGAGACCATAGATGACAAGATCCCCCAATTCAATTCACCACTCTCTACCCTCAAACAAATTGCCTCTGAG ATGGCATGCAAGCTACCCCCAAGTGAGGAAACTGCTCACAAAACAACACTGGCCATACTTAAAAAGCTCTCCAAGTATGAGTGGGATGCAAAAGCGGTGCTCACACTCGCGGCTTTTGCATTAGAATATAGCCACTTTTGGCTTCTAGCTCAGTATCTACCCACAGACCCTCTTGCCAAATCTGTCGCTATTCTGAAGCGTGTGCCATTGCTTCACAAGCATCGCCAAGCCATGGCTGAGGTCAACAATTTGGTGAAAGCAACACTGCAAGTGATTCAGGTAATCTTTGAGTTGGAGAAGCTTACCAGCAGTTACGACGTAAAGGATGTACCTGCTTTAGGGCTTGCAATAGAGCAAATCCCTGTTGATGTTTACTGGGCGATCATCACCATCGTCTCTGTAGTTACTCAAATTGATTGTCTCATCGCTGAATC aGACCACAAACAAGAACTGTCTCACTATGGTCAAAAGATCAACATCATACTCACCAAACTCAGCAAGCAGATCATGCTCTGTAGACAGCAGATAG ATGGGGCAGAATATTATCGCAAGCTTAGGAAGCTTTTTCACACTCCCACTGAAATACTGGAAGTGTTAAAGGTTCTGATTTTCAACAAAAATGCTCCTCAGCCACTGTTTCATGGCGCTACCAAGACCACG GTGGACATGAGTGTGCTAAGAAAAAAGAATGTGTACCTGTTTATTTCTTCCCTAGACATCACGGAAGAAGAGATTTCAGTACTGCGACCAGTTTATGATTTGATTAAAACCAAAGACAATTATAAGATTGTGTGGATTCCTGTTGTGGAGGCATGGACTGAGCAGCTGCGCAAGAAATTTGAGGTTTTGAAAAGCAAGATGGCATGGTACGTGGTGCAGTATTCTGGAAGCATAGCAGGATACAAGTACATTAAGGAGGAATGGCACTTCAAAAGGAATCCTATGGTTGTGGTGTTAAGCCCTCGAGGGAAGGTGCTACACTCCAACGCATTCCATTTGATTCAGGCTCATGGAACCAGGGCTTTCCCGTTCGCAACTTTCAATGAACAACAAATAAACAACGAAATCAACTGGGTTGGCTCTGTAGTAGGCAACATCCACCCCGTCATAAACGGCTGG GTGGTAGAGCAGAAGTACGTTTTCTTCTATGGAGGGAAGGACAAAGAATGGATCCAACAGTTCACAAAGTACGCGGGTGCCCTTGCAAATGATGCCGCTGTAAAGGAGGCAAAGATTTGCATAGAGTTGTTTTGTGTGGAAAAGGAACACAAAAGCGTGGTGAAGCGGTTTTGGAGGGGCATAGAGAGTTTGTTTGTGACTAAGGTTCAGAAGGCGGTTGATGCAGTGACCCAAGAAGTTCAAAAGATGCTTTCCTACAAGAACGAAAGCGGGTGGGCTCTCCTGAGCAAAGGGCCATCGGTGGTGACGAGTGGTTATGGAATTGCAATGTTGAAGACAGTGGCGGAGTTTGAGAAATGGAAAGAAGTTGCAATAAAAAAGGACTTTGGGTTATCCTTCAAAGAGCAGCATGCGAAGATTGCCGCCGCCACCACTCACCGTTGCTCTCAGCTTGAGATTCCTAATGTTGCAGGAAAGTTACCAGAGACCATCAAGTGCCCAGATTGTCCTGGGGTTATGGAGATTTTCATCAGCTATAAGTGCTGCCACAATGACAATACCACTCACTACTAG
- the LOC114190216 gene encoding uncharacterized protein LOC114190216 isoform X1 has product MDSIPVPSPKPKQIFCLKWPWNEANPNSSPSPCKFEGPWPLKSLQNLGIIAFNFANSVSGWKKKTTLTQSEAEHRAFASALASAKDATLVEFYSPKCRLCNSLLKFVSEVEARNSHWLNIVMADAENPNWLPELLNYDVSYVPCFVLLDHNGKALAKTGVPSSRLHVIAGLSHLLKMKRPQPK; this is encoded by the exons ATGGATTCCATTCCTGTTCCCAGTCCTAAACCTAAACAAATATTTTGCCTGAAATGGCCATGGAATGAAGCAAACCCTAACTCTAGCCCTAGTCCCTGCAAGTTCGAGGGTCCTTGGCCATTGAAGTCTCTCCAAAACCTTGGTATAATTGCTTTCAACTTTGCCAACTCTGTTTCAGGTTGGAAGAAGAAAACGACTCTCACACAGTCAGAGGCAGAGCATAGAGCATTTGCTTCGGCTCTGGCAAGCGCCAAGGACGCGACTTTGGTGGAATTCTACTCACCCAAGTGCAGGCTCTGTAATTCCCTGCTCAAATTTGTTTCCGAAGTCGAAGCCAGGAACTCTCACTGGCTCAATATTGTCATGGCGGATGCTGAGAATCCCAATTGGCTACCTGAG CTCCTTAATTATGATGTTAGCTATGTTCCTTGTTTTGTACTTCTTGACCACAATGGCAAGGCCCTGGCAAAGACCGGTGTCCCGAGTAGTCGTTTACACGTTATTGCAGGACTCTCTCATCTTCTCAAAATGAAGCGCCCTCaaccaaaatga